A genome region from Schaalia sp. 19OD2882 includes the following:
- a CDS encoding biotin/lipoate A/B protein ligase family protein, which produces MRGEYRAPGGQLVVVDLEVAGGLLAHVQVSGGFAVAPAQALPRLTTALEGMDAKASVAELTAAMDAVRESGDELLGATTQGVAIAVRRALGQALSWEDIDFEVIHGPVLDPVVNVALDETLVEEVAAGRRKPFMRLWEWEGCQVVIGSFQSYANELQAEGVTRHGVTVTRRVSGGGAMFMESGKCVTFSLVVPTALVEGMSFEQSYPYLDQWVMEVLESLGVKARYVPLNDIASDRGKIAGAAQKRWANGHMLHHVTMAYDIDPVKMNEVLRIGMAPLRDKGTRSAAKRVDPLRSQIGLSREQVVQAFHDHFVKKYGASVSTLTESELEVARERSRTKFATDEWTFRLP; this is translated from the coding sequence ATGCGAGGTGAGTACAGGGCCCCCGGTGGACAACTGGTCGTCGTAGACCTGGAAGTGGCCGGCGGCCTGCTGGCACACGTGCAGGTCAGTGGGGGTTTCGCCGTGGCTCCTGCGCAGGCGTTGCCTCGGCTGACCACGGCCCTTGAAGGCATGGACGCCAAGGCGTCGGTGGCCGAATTGACGGCGGCAATGGACGCCGTGCGCGAATCGGGTGACGAGCTGCTGGGGGCCACCACCCAAGGCGTGGCCATTGCCGTGCGCCGCGCGCTGGGCCAGGCACTGTCGTGGGAGGACATCGACTTCGAGGTCATCCACGGGCCGGTCCTGGATCCGGTCGTCAATGTCGCCCTGGACGAGACGCTGGTCGAAGAGGTGGCCGCCGGGCGCCGCAAACCCTTCATGCGGCTGTGGGAGTGGGAAGGATGCCAGGTGGTCATCGGCTCGTTCCAGTCCTACGCCAATGAATTGCAGGCCGAGGGCGTGACCCGCCACGGCGTCACCGTGACCCGTCGTGTCTCCGGTGGTGGGGCCATGTTCATGGAGTCGGGAAAGTGCGTGACCTTCTCCCTGGTGGTGCCCACCGCCTTGGTGGAGGGGATGAGTTTCGAACAGTCGTACCCCTACTTGGACCAGTGGGTCATGGAGGTCTTGGAGTCACTGGGCGTCAAGGCGCGTTACGTTCCCCTCAACGACATCGCCTCCGACCGGGGCAAGATCGCCGGCGCCGCGCAGAAGCGGTGGGCCAATGGCCACATGTTGCATCATGTGACCATGGCCTATGACATCGACCCGGTGAAGATGAACGAGGTCCTGCGCATCGGGATGGCCCCTCTTCGCGACAAGGGGACGAGGTCGGCGGCCAAACGGGTGGACCCTTTGCGTTCACAGATCGGGCTCTCACGTGAGCAGGTCGTGCAGGCATTCCACGACCATTTCGTCAAGAAGTACGGTGCGTCCGTGTCGACGCTCACCGAATCCGAGTTGGAGGTTGCGCGCGAACGCAGCCGCACGAAGTTCGCCACCGACGAGTGGACCTTCCGGTTGCCGTGA
- a CDS encoding cell wall-binding repeat-containing protein, protein MRILATTLMSAALLVASTGVALAQPTPDVPAPPPVTSQESGQSDSAESDAPPSDGPTSGQGAPSGDTIPQSAVQRSAEALPPVPDISVGSQDPNRQPRSLWASGGEGVHRLDSGDPARTRTDSMLSVFPGGAQRVVVASTQVPGAAAEAASLAANLKAAFVGVGASLTAEETRLLGSLRPHKVLTVDVEGALATAVGNAAGRAPVVPLTQAQILLVQPSLSGIVTINSDAADQATAVSLAARTGSVVLARPLAQDTRAVLAQRSTTRLLAVGASGAVEADVRQALPNVPVTDVRGGDRAATALAAMRVGWNGKVPSAMVVPVLPAVDDLSAGVVAALDAQPLLRAQPTCLDGDTWEALRRADVSRRTVWGTTGQARAEAAHARCGSVANLPTARLHGKDAFATAVALSAAFHKGPADTVVLVGRGGVADGVAAGPLAARLGGPILLTARDALPASTRVEIQRLAPRRIVIVGGEGVVSAAVAAEAGRLAPVRRYGGATRVETSAAIAASFGHSRTVLVAGALGLPDALPGSAMAIGSDAPVLLSPAGGAGLTAQLKALSARSVTLLGGTGVLTQGAANAAAAATGVAPGRLAGADRHATARAVATHFEGATTYVMAGSNALVDAMSAAPIAGRLGMPVIFATPHCQRADQVAFLAGRGLTSKVVVGGGGAVSTVEANYTCGKWQAVPGGVTTCEPLWRAWNASLPASVRPWCAPSGRLGPVTAIGKTPSGQNLKWGWNGTKVGLTQRALGLGSRWETMDATTVNAVRNFQARRGLPVTGVVDRVTWDAMGTGYGFDIDAWRTNMWVAPTATRSQRIEAMIGYAHAQAGSEYTWGGAGPKQLGYDCSGLVLQALYAAGLDPRPIDVMKHQWPDYRTSRELAHHPGLTKVPWDQMRRGDLVFYQTDGVIDHVAIYLGNGRMFESGGNAMNAHETALRWGDRWTWVARPFV, encoded by the coding sequence ATGCGGATCCTCGCCACCACACTGATGTCAGCAGCCCTGCTGGTTGCCAGCACTGGCGTCGCCCTCGCGCAGCCCACGCCGGATGTGCCCGCTCCACCCCCTGTGACCTCGCAGGAGAGCGGCCAGTCCGACTCCGCTGAATCCGACGCCCCTCCCTCGGACGGCCCTACCTCGGGACAGGGGGCGCCATCGGGCGACACGATCCCTCAATCCGCGGTGCAGCGCAGCGCCGAAGCCCTGCCGCCGGTACCCGACATCTCCGTGGGTTCCCAGGATCCGAATCGGCAGCCGCGTTCCCTGTGGGCGAGTGGGGGCGAGGGCGTCCACCGCCTCGACTCCGGCGACCCGGCGCGCACCCGCACCGACTCGATGCTCTCCGTCTTTCCGGGTGGCGCACAACGCGTCGTTGTGGCCTCGACCCAGGTGCCGGGGGCGGCCGCTGAAGCCGCCTCCCTGGCGGCCAACCTCAAGGCGGCTTTCGTGGGTGTCGGCGCCTCACTGACTGCCGAGGAGACCCGGCTGCTCGGTTCCTTGCGCCCGCACAAGGTCCTCACGGTGGACGTCGAGGGCGCATTGGCGACCGCCGTGGGCAACGCGGCCGGGCGTGCTCCGGTGGTCCCCCTCACCCAGGCGCAGATCCTTCTGGTCCAGCCCTCACTGAGCGGCATTGTCACCATCAACTCCGACGCCGCCGACCAGGCAACCGCAGTCTCCTTGGCTGCGCGGACGGGGTCGGTGGTGCTGGCGCGTCCCTTGGCCCAGGACACTCGCGCGGTCCTCGCGCAGCGTTCCACGACCCGGCTGCTGGCGGTGGGGGCCTCCGGCGCGGTCGAAGCCGACGTCCGGCAGGCCTTGCCGAATGTGCCAGTGACCGACGTGCGGGGAGGGGACCGCGCGGCCACTGCCCTTGCCGCCATGCGTGTGGGATGGAACGGGAAGGTGCCGTCGGCCATGGTGGTCCCCGTGCTTCCCGCCGTGGATGACCTCAGTGCCGGCGTCGTGGCGGCCCTGGACGCCCAGCCGCTCCTGCGCGCACAACCCACGTGCCTGGACGGCGACACGTGGGAGGCGTTGCGCAGGGCAGACGTGTCCCGCAGGACCGTGTGGGGAACCACCGGGCAGGCGAGGGCAGAGGCCGCCCACGCGCGCTGCGGTTCCGTCGCGAACCTTCCGACGGCCAGGCTCCACGGCAAGGACGCCTTCGCCACCGCTGTGGCCCTGTCCGCGGCCTTCCACAAGGGCCCCGCGGACACCGTGGTGTTGGTCGGGCGTGGGGGAGTGGCCGATGGGGTTGCTGCAGGCCCATTGGCCGCCCGCCTCGGCGGACCGATTCTCCTCACCGCCCGCGACGCCCTGCCGGCCAGCACCAGGGTGGAGATCCAGCGTTTGGCGCCCAGGCGCATCGTCATCGTCGGAGGCGAAGGCGTCGTCTCAGCGGCCGTGGCTGCGGAGGCGGGGCGCCTGGCGCCGGTGCGACGATACGGGGGAGCCACCCGAGTGGAGACGTCGGCGGCGATCGCCGCCTCCTTCGGGCACTCGCGCACCGTCCTGGTCGCAGGGGCCCTGGGACTGCCGGACGCCCTGCCGGGTTCGGCCATGGCCATCGGCAGCGACGCGCCGGTCCTGCTCTCCCCTGCGGGAGGAGCGGGCCTGACCGCGCAGCTCAAGGCCCTGTCGGCGCGCTCGGTGACCCTGTTGGGCGGCACCGGCGTTCTCACGCAGGGCGCCGCGAACGCCGCGGCAGCTGCCACCGGCGTCGCCCCCGGGCGCCTTGCCGGTGCCGACCGTCATGCGACCGCGCGTGCGGTGGCCACCCATTTCGAGGGTGCCACCACGTATGTCATGGCTGGCAGCAACGCCCTGGTCGATGCCATGAGCGCTGCCCCCATTGCCGGACGCCTGGGGATGCCCGTCATCTTCGCCACCCCGCACTGTCAGCGCGCCGACCAGGTGGCCTTCCTGGCCGGTCGCGGCCTCACCTCGAAGGTCGTCGTCGGCGGTGGCGGCGCAGTGAGCACGGTCGAAGCCAACTACACCTGTGGCAAGTGGCAGGCGGTCCCGGGTGGGGTCACCACCTGCGAGCCACTGTGGCGCGCGTGGAACGCGTCCCTGCCGGCATCGGTGCGCCCATGGTGCGCGCCCTCCGGGCGCCTGGGACCCGTCACCGCCATCGGCAAGACCCCCTCGGGACAGAACCTCAAGTGGGGGTGGAACGGAACGAAGGTCGGACTCACCCAGCGCGCACTGGGTCTGGGGTCACGCTGGGAGACCATGGACGCCACGACGGTCAACGCGGTGAGGAACTTCCAGGCCCGCCGCGGCCTTCCCGTCACGGGCGTCGTCGATCGGGTCACGTGGGACGCCATGGGGACCGGGTACGGCTTCGACATCGACGCGTGGAGGACGAACATGTGGGTGGCGCCCACGGCCACACGCTCCCAACGCATCGAAGCGATGATCGGCTACGCCCACGCGCAGGCCGGATCGGAGTACACGTGGGGTGGTGCCGGCCCCAAGCAGCTGGGTTACGACTGCTCCGGCCTGGTGCTGCAGGCCCTGTACGCCGCGGGCCTGGACCCCAGGCCCATTGACGTGATGAAGCACCAGTGGCCCGACTACCGAACCTCCCGGGAACTGGCTCACCACCCGGGGCTGACCAAGGTGCCGTGGGACCAGATGCGCCGCGGTGACCTGGTGTTCTACCAGACGGACGGGGTGATCGACCATGTCGCCATCTACCTGGGCAATGGACGCATGTTCGAATCCGGAGGCAACGCCATGAACGCCCACGAAACCGCTCTTCGGTGGGGCGACCGTTGGACGTGGGTCGCCAGGCCCTTCGTCTGA